The Micromonospora violae DNA segment AAGCCGTCGAGCAGGAAACCCTCGCTGGCGTCGGGCTCGGCCAGCCGGTCCCGGACCATGTTGATGGTGACCTCGTCCGGAACCAGCTCGCCCGCGTCCATGTACCGCTTCGCCTCGACACCGAGCGGCGTGCCCTGGGTGACGTTCGACCGGAAGATGTCTCCGGTCGAAATCTTCGGCACCGAGAGGTGCGCGGCGATGAACTCGGCCTGCGTGCCCTTGCCCGCGCCCGGCGGGCCAACCAGAACGAGTCTCATCTACCGCAGGAACCCTTCGTAGTTCCGCTGCATGAGTTGGCTCTCGATCTGCTTCACGGTCTCCAGACCGACGCCGACCATGATGAGCACAGCGGTGCCGCCGAACGGGAAGTTCTGGTACTGCTGGTTGTCCAGCCAGATGAAGAAGAAGTTCGGCAGGATCGAGATGACACCCAGGTAGATCGCGCCCGGCAGGGTGATCCGGCTGAGGATGAAGTCCAGGTAGTCGGCGGTCGGCTTGCCCGGCCGGATGCCCGGCACGAACCCGCCGTACTTCTTCATGTTGTCCGCGACCTCGGTCGGGTTGAACGTGATCGAGACGTAGAAGTACGTGAAGAAGATGATCAGCAGGAAGTAGACCGAGATGTAGATCGGGCTGCTCGGGTTGACCAGGTTGTTCTGGATCCACGCCTGCGTCTTGCCCGGGTCGGTCTGGTCGAAGAACTGCAGCGCCAGCTGCGGCAGGTAGAGCAGCGACGAGCCGAAGATGACCGGGATCACACCCGCCTGGTTCACCTTGAGCGGGATGTAGGTCGAGGTGCCGCCGTACATCCGCCGGCCGATCATCCGCTTGGCGTACTGCACCGGGATCCGGCGCTGCGCCTGCTCGATGAAGGTGACCGCGGTGATGACCACCAGGACCAGCACGATGACCAGGGCGAACATGTCCCAGCCCTTGCTGGTCTTGATCTGCCAACCCTCGCTGGGCAGCCGCGCCGCGATCGAGGTGAAGATCAGGACGGACATGCCGTTGCCGACGCCACGGTCGGTGATCAGCTCACCGAGCCACATGACCATGCCGGTGCCGGCGGTCATCGTCATCACCAGGATGGACAGCGTCAGCCAGTCCGGGATGCCGGTGCCCGTCGGGATGATCGGGAACTGGTCGCAGCGGTTCTGGAACAGCTGGCCCGAGCGGGCCAGGGCCACGAACGCCGACGCCTGCAGCACACCGAGGCCGAGGGTCAGGTAGCGCGTGTACTGGGTGATCTTCGCCTGACCGGCCTGGCCCTCCTTGCGGAGCTGCTCCAGGCGCGGGATCACGACGGTCAGCAGCTGCAGGATGATCGACGCGGTGATGTAGGGCATGATGCCCAGCGCGAAGACCGAGAGCTGGAGCAGCGCTCCGCCGGAGAAGAGGTTGAGAAGGTTCACCACCCCGGTGGTGTCACCCTGGATGGTGTCGAGGCACTTCTGCACGTTGCCGTACGAGACGCCCGGGCTGGGGAGCGTTGCACCCAGCCGGTAGACCGCAATGATGCCTACTGTGAACAGCAGCTTCTTGCGCAGGTCAGGCGTACGGAACGCACTGAGAAAGGCGGACAGCAACTTCTTCCTCCTGCGCGAGGCGGGCCGCCGGTGATCCCTGGCGGGTCGGGGTGGATCACGGGCGAGTGCCCGCATTCCATGGCTGGGATGGGACTCTAACAGCCTCACCCCGGTCCGGGCAGATGCGCCCGACTACATAAATCGATTCCGATGTTACCGGGCGCTCAGGCCCCAGGCAGACCATGGCGCCCGCCAGTTGTTCTCAACTGGACGAGCGCCATGGTTCGTACGCCTTACAGCTCGGTGGCGGAGCCACCGGCAGCGGCGATCTTCTCCTTGGCCGACGCACTGAACGCGTGCGCAGACACCTGGAGCGCCACACCGCCGAGGTCCCCGGTGCCGAGGACCTTGATCGGGTGACCCTTGCGGACCGCGCCGGACTCAACCAGCTCCAGCGGGCCGACCTGGCCACCGTTCGGGAACAGCTCAGCGAGTCGGTCCAGGTTGACCACCTGGAAGACCACCTTGAACTTGTTCTTGAAGCCCTTCATCTTCGGCAGGCGCATGTGGATGGGCATCTGCCCACCCTCGAACGCCGCCGAGATGTTCTTGCGGGCCTTGGAACCCTTGGTACCGCGACCAGCGGTCTTGCCCTTGGAACCCTCACCGCGACCCACACGGGTCTTCGCGGTCTTGGAACCGGGCGCCGGGCGCAGGTGGTGCACCTTGATCGTCATTACTCGACCTCCTCGACCTTCACGAGGTGGTTGACCGTGAAGATCATGCCGCGGATCTCGGGCCGGTCCTCCTTGACCACCACGTCGTTGATCCGCTTGAGACCGAGCGAACGCAGCGAATCACGCTGGTTCTGCTTGGTCCCGATACCGGACCGGAGCTGGGTGACCTTCAGGCGTGCCATCAGGACGCCACCCCCGCCCGCGACGCCAGCATGGCGGCCGGCGCGACGTCCTCCACCGGCAGACCACGACGCGCCGCGACCTGCTCGGGGGACTCAAGCCCCTTCAGGGCCGCCACGGTGGCGTGCACGATGTTGATCGGGTTCGACGAGCCGAGGCTCTTGGAGAGCACGTCGTGGATCCCGGCGCACTCCAGCACGGCACGCACCGGTCCACCGGCGATGACACCCGTACCGGCCGAGGCCGGCTTGAGCAGCACCACACCGGCAGCGTCCTCACCCGTCACCGGGTGCGGAATCGACTGACCGATCCGCGGGACCTTGAAGAAGTGCTTCTTGGCCTCCTCGACACCCTTGGCGATGGCCGCGGGCACCTCCTTGGCCTTTCCGTAGCCCACGCCGACCGTGCCGTCGCCGTCGCCCACGATCACCAGGGCGGTGAAGCTGAAGCGACGACCACCCTTCACGACCTTGGCGACGCGGTTGATCGCGACGACCCGCTCAAGGTGCGGGGTCTTCTCGACGGGCGCGTTTCCGCGGCCGCCCTCACGGCGGTTGTCGCGGCGACCACCCTCGTTGCCACCGGACCCGCCGCCACGGCGCTGTTGACCTGGCATCAGCAGCCTTCCTTCTCTCTCGTGACGGGGTTGTTAGAACTCGAGCCCGGCTTCGCGGGCGGCGTCGGCAAGCGCGGCGACTCGCCCCGCGTACCGGTTGCCACCGCGGTCGAAGACGACCTTGGAGACGCCGGCGGCCTTGGCCCGCTCGGCGAGCAGCGCGCCCACCTTGCCAGCCAGGGCGCTCTTGTCGCCCTCCGCACCGCGCAGCGAGGCGTCCAGGGTCGACGCCGACGCCAGGGTGTGACCCTTGGTGTCGTCGACGACCTGGGCGACCATGTGCCGCAGCGAGCGGGTGACGACCAGGCGCGGACGCTCGGCCGTACCGCTGACGTTCTTGCGGACGCGGAAGTGTCGACGCGCACGCCCAACGGCGCGCTTGGCGGCGACACCGCGGCGGCGCTTGAGCAGCGTGGCGCTCACTTCTTACCTGCCTTTCCAGCCTTGCGGCGGATGACCTCGCCCTGGTACTTGACGCCCTTGCCCTTGTAGGGCTCCGGCGGGCGGATCTTCCGGATGTTGGCGGCGATCTCACCGACCTGCTGCTTGTCGATGCCAGCCACGTGGAACAGGGTCGGCCGCTCCACCGTGAAGGTGATGCCCGCCGGGGCGGACACGACCACCGGGTGCGAGAACCCGAGCGCGAACTCGAGGTCCGAACCCTTGGCGGTGACCCGGTAACCGGTGCCGGCGATCTCCAGGCTCTTGCGGTAGCCCTCGGTGACCCCGACGATCATGTTGGCGATCAGCGTACGGCTCAGGCCGTGGAGTTCCTTGGCCTTGCGCTCGTCGTTCGGCCGGTTGACGCTCAGCTGCCCATCCTCGGCCCGCTCGATCGTGATCGGCTCGGCGAGGGTGTGCTCAAGCTGGCCCTTGGGCCCCTTGACCTTGACGGTTTGCCCGTCGATCGTGATATCGACGCCGGCTGGTACCGGGATCGACTTACGTCCAATTCGCGACATTTCTACCTGTCTCCCGTTACCAGACGAAGGCGAGGACTTCCCCGCCAACACTCCGCTTGCGGGCCTGCCGGTCGGTCAGCAGCCCCTGGGACGTCGAAATGATCGCCACGCCCAGCCCACCGAGCACCCGTGGGAGCCCGTCCGACTTGGCGTACACCCGGAGACCGGGCTTGGACACGCGCTTGATGCCGGCCAGGCTCCGCTCGCGGTTCTGGCCGTACTTCAGCTCGACGACCAGTCGCTTGCCGACGGCGCCCTCCTCGGGCTCCTCGACCGACCAGGTGGCGATGTAACCCTCGGCCTTCAAGACCTCGGCGATGTTCGCCTTGATCTTGGAGTAGGGCATCTTCACCTGATCGTGGTACGCCTGGTTGGCGTTACGCAGACGCGTGAGCATGTCTGCGATCGGGTCGGTCATCGTCATGGATTTCGTCAGCCTTTCTCGCCGGGGTTCCCGGGGCATCAGCCCCGGGCCTACGGCGAAGAGCAATACCTAATCGGTGCAGGAGTTCCCAGCCGACGGCCGGGACGCGGTCGCCCTTACCAGGAAGCCTTGGACACGCCCGGCAGCTCACCGCGGTGAGCCATCTCCCGGATGCAGACCCGGCAGAGCCCGAACTTGCGGTAGACCGCCTTCGGACGCCCGCACCGCTGGCAGCGGGTGTACGCGCGAACCGAGAACTTCGGCTTCGCGGCCGCCTTGATGATCAGCGCCTTCTTGGCCATCTCAGTTCTCCTTGAACGGGAAGCCCAGGAGCTTGAGCAGCGCCCGGCCCTCGTCGTCGGTCGTGGCGGTCGTAACCACCGTGATGTCCATGCCCCGCTGCCGATCGATCTTGTCCTGGTCGATCTCGTGGAACACCGACTGCTCGGTCAGACCGAACGTGTAGTTGCCGTGCCCGTCCAGCTTGCGCCCGTCCAAGCCGCGGAAGTCGCGGATACGCGGCAGCGCGATGGAGAGCAGCCGGTCCAGGAACTCCCACATCCGGTCGCCACGAAGGGTGACCTTCGCGCCGATCGGCATGCCCTCGCGGAGCTTGAACTGCGCGATGGACTTGGTCGCCCGCCGCACCTGCGGCTTCTGGCCGGTGATCGTGGCGAGGTCGCGGACCGCACCATCGATCAGCTTGGCGTCGCGAGCAGCCTCGCCGACACCCATGTTGACGACGATCTTGACCAGCCGCGGCACCTGCATGGGGTTGCCGTAGCTGTGCTGCTCACGCAGCTGGGCCACGATCTCGTTGCGGTACCGCTCCTTGAGGCGCGGCAGGGTCTTTTCGGTAGCCGTGGTCATCACAGGTCCTTACCGGTGCTACGCGCGATGCGGACCTTCTGGCCGTTGTCGTCGATCCGGTAACCGACGCGGGTCGGCTTGCCGTCGGAGTCCAGGACCTGCACGTTCGAGACGTGGATCGGGGCCTCCTGAGTGACGATGCCGCCGGTCTTGGCGCCACGCTGGGTGGTGCTGATGCGGGTGTGCTTCTTGACCCGGTTCACGCCCTCGACCAGGACCTTGTCCTGCCGCGGGTAGGCCGCAATGACCTTGCCCTTGGCACCCTTGTCCTTGCCGGCGATGACGACGACCGTGTCGCCCTTCTTGACCTTCACGGTCACAACACCTCCGGCGCGAGGGAAATAATCTTCATGAACCGCTTGTCCCGCAGCTCCCGGCCCACCGGGCCGAAGATACGGGTTCCACGCGGGTCCCCGCCGTCCTTGATGATGACGGCGGCGTTCTCGTCGAAGCGGATGTACGAGCCATCCGGACGGCGCTTCTCCTTGGCCGTGCGAACGACGACCGCCTTGACGACGTCGCCCTTCTTCACACCGGCACCCGGGATGGCGTCCTTGACCGTGGCCACGATGACGTCGCCGATGCTCGCGTAGCGCCGACCCGAGCCACCGAGAACCCGGATGCACAGGATCTCCCGAGCACCCGTGTTGTCGGCGACGCGCAGTCGCGACTCCTGCTGAATCACGTCTATCTCCTATGTCTGCCGGTTCTCCGGCCGCCGTAGCGGCCGGAGCCTGGCGGAACCAACGCCCGACGCAACGCCGGGCGAGCTCGAGCCTTCGCTACTTGGCCTTTTCCAGGATCTCCACGATCCGCCAACGCTTGGTGGCGCTCAGCGGCCGGGTCTCCATGATGAGAACCCGGTCACCGGTGCCAGCGGCGTTCTGCTCGTCGTGCACCTTCAGCTTGCTCGTACGACGCATGATCTTGCCGTACAGCGCGTGCCGAACCCGGTCCTCGACCTCGACCACGACGGTCTTGTCCATCTTGTCGCTGACCACCAGGCCCTCACGGACCTTGCGGCGGGACCGCGCGGCGGCGGTGGCGGTCTCTTCGGTCATGATGCAGTCACCTCAGTCGGCGCGGCCGAGAGCCCCAGCTCGCGCTCGCGCATGATCGTGTAGATCCGGGCGATCTCCCGACGGATGACCTGCAACCGCCGGTTGTTGTCCAGCTGCCCGGTTGCGGCCTGCACGCGGAGGTTGAACAGCTCCGCCTTGGCCTCCCGCAGCTTCGTGACCAGCTCCTCCTCGGAGAGCTCACGCAGCTCGGTCGCCTTAACGCCCGCTGCCATCAGGATTCACCCACTTCGCGCGTAACAATGCGGCACTTCATCGGGAGCTTGTGGATCGCGCGACGCATGGCCTCTCGCGCGATCTGCTCGTTGGGGAAGGACATCTCGAAGAGAACCCGCCCCGGCTTGACGTTGGCGACCCACCACTCGGGCGAACCCTTGCCGGAACCCATCCGGGTCTCGGCAGGCTTCTTGGTGAGGGCCTGGTCCGGGAAGATCGTGATCCAGACCTTGCCACCACGCTTGATGTGGCGAGTCATCGCGATACGTGCCGACTCGATCTGCCGGTTCGTCACGTACGCCGGCTCGAGAGCCTGGATCCCGAACTCGCCGAACACCACCCGGTTACCACCCTTGGACGCGCCACTGCGGTCCGGGTGGTGCGGCTTGCGGAAGCCCTTCGGGGGCTTGCGCGGCATCAGCATCTGTCAGCCCTCCTGCTGCGTTTCTGCCGGAGCAGCAGTGGCGGCGACAGCTGCGCTGTCGACCGGCTCGCCGCTCGGCGTCTCGGCCTGCTGCGCGATGGTGGTCGCAGCAGCCCGGCCGGCCTCGGTGCCACCAGCCGTGGTGCCGGACGAACCCGACCGGCCACGGCGCGGACGCTCGGGACGGTCGCCGCGCTCACCACGACGCGGGCGGGACGGACCGGCCTCGGCCGGAGCCTCCCGGCCCGGGACGGCGTCGCCCTTGTAGATCCAGACCTTCACACCGATCCGACCGAACGTGGTACGGGCCTCGAAGAAGCCGTACTCGATGTTGGCCCGCAGCGTGTGCAGCGGAACCCGGCCCTCACGGTAGAACTCGGTGCGGCTCATCTCGGCGCCGCCGAGGCGACCCGAAACCTGAACCCGGATGCCCTTGCAGACCGGGTTCTTCATCGCCGACTGCATGGCCTTGCGCATCGCCCGACGGAAGCTGACCCGGCTGGACAGCTGCTCGGCCACGCCCTGCGCGACCAGCTGAGCGTCCGACTCGGGGTTCTTCACCTCGATGATGTTCAGCTGAACCTGCTTGCCGGTGAGCTTCTCCAGCTCGCCGCGGATCCGGTCGGCCTCCGCACCCTTACGGCCGATGACAATGCCCGGCCGGGCGGTGTGGATGTCGACGCGGACCCGGTCGCGGGTGCGCTCGATGTCGACCTTGGAAATCCCGGCACGCTCGAGGCCCTTGGACATCATGCGGCGGATCTTGACATCCTCGCCGATGTAGTCCTTGTAGAGCTTGTCCGCGAACCAGCGTGACTTCCAGTCGGTCGAGATGCCGAGCCGGAACCCAGTGGGGTGAACCTTCTGACCCATTACTCGGCGTCCTCCGTCTTGCTCTGCGCTTCGGCCGGTGCGGCCTCCGTGGCCGGGGCGGCCTTCTTCGCCGCGGCCTTCCTCGGCGCTGCCGGCGCGACCGCTTCGACCGCCACGGTGATGTGGCAGGTGCGCTTGCGGATTCGGTACGCCCGACCCTGCGCCCGCGGCTGGAACCGCTTCATCGTCGGGCCCTCGTCCACGAAGGCCTCGCTGACGAGCAGCGCGTCGGGGTCCAGCCGCTCGTTGTTCTCCGCGTTGGCGATCGCGCTAGCGAGCACCTTGTACACCTGCTCGCTCGCAGCCTGCGGCGCGAACTGCAGCACCGTGAGCGCCTCCTTCGCGGGCAGGCCGCGGACGAGGTTGACCACCCGGCGCGCCTTCATCGGCGAGATGCGCACGTGCCGCGCAACCGCCCGCGCGCCCGGAAGCACCGGAGCGTCGCCCTTTCCTGGCATCGCTGTAACCCCTTGTTCCCTCTATCCGTATGCCCGCGGCGTCAGCGCCGACGGCTCTTCCGGTCGTCCTTCTCGTGACCCTTGAACGTGCGGGTCAGCGCGAACTCGCCGAGCTTGTGCCCGACCATCGCCTCGGTCACGAACACCGGGACGTGCTTGCGTCCGTCATGCACGGCGATCGTGTGCCCCAGCATCTCCGGGATGATCGTCGAGCGCCGCGACCAGGTCTTGATCACGTTCTTGGAGCCCTTGTCGTTCTGAACTTCCACCTTCTTGAGCAGGTGGTCGTCGACGAACGGGCCCTTCTTCAGGCTGCGAGGCATGTCTTATCTCCCTCAGCCGCGCTTACGCGTGGCGTAGCGGCGGCGGACGATCAGCCGGTCACTCGGCTGGCCCTTACGGCGGGTGCGGCCCTCGGGCTTACCCTGCGGGTTGACCGGGTGGCGACCACCGGAGGTCTTACCCTCACCACCACCGTGCGGGTGGTCGACCGGGTTCATGGCGACACCACGGACGGTCGGGCGCTTGCCCTTCCACCGCATCCGGCCGGCCTTACCCCAGTTGATGTTCGACTGGTCGGCGTTGCCGATCTCGCCGATGCTGGCGCGGCAGCGGACATCCACCCGCCGGATCTCACCGGACGGCATGCGCAGGGTCGCGTACGCGCCCTCGCGGCCGAGCAGCTGGATGCCGACGCCTGCGGAACGGGCCAGCTTGGCGCCGCCGCCCGGACGCAGCTCCACGTTGTGGATCGTGGTACCGACCGGGATGTTGCGCAGCGGCAGGTTGTTACCCGGCTTGATGTCGGCGCCCGGACCGGACTCGACGCGGTCGCCCTGCTTCATGTCCTTCGGCGCGATGATGTACCGCTTCTCGCCGTCGGCGTAGTGCAGCAGCGCGATGCGCGCCGTGCGGTTCGGGTCGTACTCGATGTGAGCGACCTTCGCCGGCACGCCGTCCTTGTCGACCCGCTTGAAGTCGATCAGACGGTACTGGCGCTTGTGACCGCCACCGTGGTGCCGCGTGGTGATCCGGCCGTGGGCGTTACGCCCGCCCTTCTTCGGCAACGGAGCCAGCAGCGACTTCTCCGGCGTGGACCGGGTGATCTCGGCGAAGTCAGCGACACTCGAGCCACGTCGGCCCGGCGTCGTCGGCTTGTACTTACGGATAGCCATTGTCTACACCCCTCAGCTGACCGGGCCGCCGAAGGCCTCGATGCGGTCACCGTCAGCCAGCTTCACGATCGCCCGCTTGGTCGCCTTGCGCTGACCGAAGCCGGTCTTGGTGCGCTTGCGCTTCCCCTGGCGGTTGAGCGTGTTGACCGTCAGGACGCGGACGTTGAAGATCTGCTGGATAGCGATCTTGATCTCGGTCTTGTTCGCGTCCGGGTGCACCAGGAAGGTGTACCAGTTCCGGTTCAGCTCGCTGTAGCTCTTCTCCGAGACGACCGGCGCCACGATGATGTCGCGCGGGTCGGCGATGGTGCTCACTTGCCACCCTCCTCGGTGGTCTCGGCGGGCACGCCCAGGAATTCGTCCAGGGCGTCCTTGGTGAAGACCACGTCGTCGGCCACCAGCACGTCGTACGTGTTCAGCTGGCCGGACTCGATCAGGTGCACCCGCGGCTCGTTGCGCAGCGACACCCAGTTCAGCTCGTCGGTGCTGCTCAGCACGACCAGGACCCGACGGGCCTCGGTGAGCTTGGTCAGCGTGGCCAGGGCCGCCTTGGTCGACGGCTTCTCGCCCGAGACGAACGCCTCGACGACGTGCACCTGCCCGGCGCGGGCCCGGTCGGAGAGGGCACCCCGCAGAGCGGCGGCCTTCATCTTCTTCGGGGTCCGCTGGCTGTAGTCGCGCGGCACGGGACCGTGCACGACGCCACCGCCGGCGAACTGCGGCGCGCGGATCGAGCCCTGCCGGGCGCGACCGGTGCCCTTCTGCTTGTACGGCTTCTTGCCGCCACCGGCGACCTCGCCGCGGGTCTTGGCCTTGTGCGTGCCCTGTCGGGCCGCCGCGAGCTGGGCCACCACGACCTGGTGCATCAGCGCGACGTTGGCCTGCACGTCGAAGATGTCCTCCGGCAGCTCGACCGAGCCGCTGGTGGTGCCTTCGACGGTGCGCACGTCAACGGTGGTCACTTGGCCGCACCGCCCTTCTTCACCTTGCTCTTGGCCGCGGTACGGACCAGAACGAGCGCGCCCTTGGGACCAGGAATGGCACCCCGGACGAGCAGCAGGTTGTTCTCGGTGTCGACCGCCTGGACGGTGAGGTTCTGCACGGTGTACCGCACGCCACCCATCCGGCCGGCCATCCGGGTGCCCTTGAAGACACGACCCGGAGTGGCGCAGGCGCCGATGGAGCCGGGCGAGCGGTGCTTGCGCTCGACACCGTGGCTGGCGCGCAGACCGTGGAAGCCGTGCCGCTTCATCGGGCCGGCGTAGCCCTTGCCCTTGGTCTTGCCGGTGACGTCGATGGTGACGCCGGCCGGGAACTCGTCGACCGTGATTTCCTGGCCGAGCGAGTACTCCCCAGCGTCCGTGGTGCGCAGCTCGACGATGTGCCGGCGCGGCGCCACGTCCGCCTTGGCGTAGTGCCCGCTGATCGGCTTCTTGACCTTGCGCGGGTCGATGGTGCCGTACGCGAGCTGGACCGCGGAGTAACCGTCCTTCTCGGCGCTACGAACCTGGCTGATGACGCACGGGCCGGCCTCGACCACGGTCACGGGGACAACACGGTTGTTGTCCCAGACCTGGGTCATGCCGAGCTTGGCGCCCAGGATCCCCTTGACTTGCCTGTCCATTTGTCCGGTCCCTACAGCTTGATCTCGATGTCGACGCCAGCCGGCAGGTCGAGGCGCATGAGCGAGTCGACCGTCTTCGGGGTCGGGTCGATGATGTCGATCAGCCGCTTGTGCGTGCGCATCTCGAAGTGCTCGCGCGAGTCCTTGTACTTGTGCGGCGAGCGGATAACGCAGAAACGGTTGATCTCCGTGGGC contains these protein-coding regions:
- the rplC gene encoding 50S ribosomal protein L3; the protein is MDRQVKGILGAKLGMTQVWDNNRVVPVTVVEAGPCVISQVRSAEKDGYSAVQLAYGTIDPRKVKKPISGHYAKADVAPRRHIVELRTTDAGEYSLGQEITVDEFPAGVTIDVTGKTKGKGYAGPMKRHGFHGLRASHGVERKHRSPGSIGACATPGRVFKGTRMAGRMGGVRYTVQNLTVQAVDTENNLLLVRGAIPGPKGALVLVRTAAKSKVKKGGAAK
- the rpsJ gene encoding 30S ribosomal protein S10, coding for MAGQKIRIRLKAYDHEVVDSSARKIVETVTRTGAQVAGPVPLPTEINRFCVIRSPHKYKDSREHFEMRTHKRLIDIIDPTPKTVDSLMRLDLPAGVDIEIKL